Proteins co-encoded in one Longimicrobiales bacterium genomic window:
- a CDS encoding twin-arginine translocation signal domain-containing protein has translation MTIKRRDFIKKAGTGAAGVAALGACSSGEGSADAVQAGGVSGPRVEWRLATSFPPSLDILHGAGVRVAERVAALTNNNFTIRVYAAGEIVPALQVMDAVMQGTVQCGVSPGYYYIGKNPALAFDTAIPFGLSTRQQYAWMMHGGGLDLLNNIYSDFGIISFPCNSTGGQMGGWFREPVNSLSELAGLRFRIPGIGGEIMSRLGVTVQNLGAAEIYPALERGAIDATEWVGPYDDEKLGFYQVAKNYYYPGWWEPGVTMGLLISQEAFNELPVSYQEVLKSVCGETFADRLAAYDNANPLALQRLVNDHGVTVREYPQDIMDAAWRESNAYLEEESAKDATFREVWESYRTFRDAQWSYANGNELAYQVSAFGRV, from the coding sequence ATGACGATCAAGAGACGTGATTTCATCAAGAAGGCTGGAACCGGCGCCGCCGGGGTGGCCGCACTCGGGGCATGCTCCAGTGGTGAGGGCAGCGCAGATGCTGTGCAGGCCGGTGGTGTAAGCGGTCCTCGTGTGGAGTGGCGCCTCGCGACGAGCTTCCCGCCGTCGCTCGACATCCTGCACGGCGCCGGTGTGCGCGTAGCAGAACGCGTCGCGGCGCTTACGAACAACAACTTCACGATTCGCGTCTACGCGGCGGGTGAAATCGTTCCCGCGCTCCAGGTCATGGACGCGGTCATGCAGGGCACCGTCCAGTGCGGTGTCTCACCGGGCTACTACTACATCGGAAAAAATCCGGCGCTCGCATTCGATACGGCCATTCCGTTCGGTCTCAGCACACGCCAGCAATATGCGTGGATGATGCACGGCGGCGGCCTCGACCTGCTGAACAACATCTACTCGGACTTCGGCATCATTTCGTTCCCCTGCAATTCGACGGGTGGCCAGATGGGTGGGTGGTTCCGCGAGCCTGTAAACAGTCTCTCGGAGCTGGCAGGCCTTCGCTTCCGGATCCCTGGTATCGGGGGCGAAATCATGTCGCGCCTCGGCGTCACGGTTCAGAACCTCGGTGCGGCGGAGATCTATCCAGCGCTTGAGCGCGGGGCGATCGACGCCACGGAGTGGGTCGGACCCTACGACGATGAGAAGCTCGGCTTCTATCAGGTTGCGAAGAATTACTACTACCCGGGCTGGTGGGAGCCTGGTGTCACGATGGGCCTGCTCATCAGTCAGGAGGCGTTCAATGAGCTTCCTGTCTCCTATCAGGAAGTACTCAAGTCAGTGTGCGGCGAGACCTTCGCGGACCGACTGGCCGCCTACGACAATGCGAACCCGCTGGCGTTACAGCGACTCGTCAACGACCACGGTGTGACGGTCCGCGAATATCCCCAAGACATCATGGACGCGGCTTGGCGGGAGTCCAACGCATACCTCGAGGAGGAGTCGGCCAAGGATGCGACCTTCCGTGAGGTATGGGAGTCCTACCGGACGTTCC